CGCGTCGAGTTCCACCTTCACGCCGTGCGCGCGATGCAGCCGGAGCAGGAACCCGGCAATTTCGCCGTCGATGGCGCGGGGCAGCAGGCGAGAACCCGCGGCGAGGAGCGTGACCTCCTTGCCCAGCCCACGGATGGCCGATGCGACCTCCAGCCCGATGAAGCCGCCTCCGACAACAACGACCTCCCGCGCCGCCGACAGACGCTCCCTGAGCACCCTCGCATCGTCGAGGGAGCGGAGATAACGGATGTTGCCTGCCCGACCGTCGAGGGCGGGGTGGCGCCTGGCCCGCGATCCCGTCGCCACGACCAGGGAGCCGAACGCGAGGCGGCGGCCGTTCGACAGCGACACCGACCGGGACGCCGGCTCGAGCGCGGTCGCCTTTGTACCAAGTTCGAGTTCGATCCGGACGGCGTCGAAGAAGCTCGCCGGCCGCAGCGCAAGGTCGGTTTCCCCGACTTTGCCGGAGAGAAATCCCTTCGAGAGCGGCGGACGCTGGTAGGGCAGGCTATCCTCCGCGCCCACCAGGACGATCCTCCCCTCGTAGCCCGCCTCTCGCGCCGAGGCTGCCACCTGGAGGCCCGCATAGGACGCGCCGACGATCACGAGTGGGCCGCCGTGCCTCACGACTGAACCTCCGGGAGGTGGAGCGTCAGCCCCTCGAGTTCCGGCGTCAGCACGATCTGGCAGCTGAGCCGCGAGGTCTCGCGACGGTCCGCGGCGACGCATGCGAGCATTTCGCGCTCTAGCTCCGACGGCTCGGGCAGTAGGCCTACGAAACGGTTATCGACGTAGACGTGGCAGGTGGCGCAGTCGAGCGAACCGCCGCATTCCGCCTCGATGCCACGGACATTGCTCCTGATGGCCGCGGCCATGGCGCTGATCCCGGCTGGCACCTCGACGCCGTGCTCGGCTCCGTCACGGCCCACAAAAACGATGCGTGGCATGCGATTGTCCATCTAACGAACGTCAGTTCGTCTAGTATGCAGAAGTGCGGCGTGGAGGCAAGCGGGCTTGCGCTCCGGTCACGCTTGCAAAGCGCTAAAACCGTTCTATAATGAACATATGTTCGTTGATTGAACAAACGTGTTTGCCCCGGCTAAACGCGGGCAGACGCTCAACGGAGGCAGACGCCATGATGAGCCGGGAGCAGAACGACCATATCACCCGTAGTGGACCCGGGACGCCTCTGGGCACGCTGATGCGCCGATATTGGCAGCCGGCCGCCCTCGTGGACGAACTCCAGGGCGAGCGCCCGGTGGTGCCGGTGCAACTCTTGGGCGAAAAATTCGTGCTGTTCCGCGATGAGGCTGGGCGGTACGGGCTCCTCGACCGCGACTGCCCGCACCGCGGTGCGGACCTCGCCTTCGGCCGGCTTGAGCACGGCGGACTACGATGCGCCTTTCACGGCTGGCTGTTCGACGTGGAGGGGCGCTGCCTCGAGACGCCCGCCGAGCCGGTCGGCAGCAAGCTCTGCCGGAATATCCGGCAGCGTGCCTATCCGGTGGTTGAGCGCAGCGGCATCCTGTTCGCCTACCTGGGGGAGGGCGAGCCTCCGGCGTTCCCGGAACTCGACTGCTTCCTCGCGCCCAACGCCTACACCTTCGCGTTCAAGGGCCTGTTCGAGTGCAACTGGCTTCAGGCGCTCGAGGTCGGAATCGATCCGGCACATGCTTCGTTCCTGCACCGGTTCTTCGAGGACGAGGACACGGCGTCGTCCTACGGCAAGCAATTCCGCGCCGCATCGGCCGACAGTGAATTGCCGATGACGAAGATCCTGCGCGAGTACGACCGTCCGCTCATCAACGTCGAGCGCACGGAGTACGGCATGCGGCTGATCGCCCTGCGCGAGATCGACGAGGAGCGCACGCATGTGCGCGTCACGAACCAAGTGTTCCCGCACGCCTTCGTCATTCCGATGTCGGCGGATATGACCATCACGCAGTGGCACGTGCCCGTCGATGACGAGCGTTGCTA
The sequence above is a segment of the Methylobacterium nodulans ORS 2060 genome. Coding sequences within it:
- a CDS encoding NAD(P)/FAD-dependent oxidoreductase, with product MRHGGPLVIVGASYAGLQVAASAREAGYEGRIVLVGAEDSLPYQRPPLSKGFLSGKVGETDLALRPASFFDAVRIELELGTKATALEPASRSVSLSNGRRLAFGSLVVATGSRARRHPALDGRAGNIRYLRSLDDARVLRERLSAAREVVVVGGGFIGLEVASAIRGLGKEVTLLAAGSRLLPRAIDGEIAGFLLRLHRAHGVKVELDAAVVGVEVKGEHARQVHVSNGRSFPCDLVLVGVGADPDVALLASAGICSPDGVPVDQYGRTDHPDIFAAGDCTLHFNRYAGTILRLESVQHAIDQAKVVADALVGRDRSYDAVPRFWSDQYDAKLQMVGLPRGADRRVLRGAPEEGRFSVLHFSKGRLICVQGIGRPADVAAGRRLLAAGRSPPPALAGDRSRDLADFLADEAPRASA
- a CDS encoding 2Fe-2S iron-sulfur cluster-binding protein, giving the protein MPRIVFVGRDGAEHGVEVPAGISAMAAAIRSNVRGIEAECGGSLDCATCHVYVDNRFVGLLPEPSELEREMLACVAADRRETSRLSCQIVLTPELEGLTLHLPEVQS
- a CDS encoding aromatic ring-hydroxylating dioxygenase subunit alpha, with protein sequence MMSREQNDHITRSGPGTPLGTLMRRYWQPAALVDELQGERPVVPVQLLGEKFVLFRDEAGRYGLLDRDCPHRGADLAFGRLEHGGLRCAFHGWLFDVEGRCLETPAEPVGSKLCRNIRQRAYPVVERSGILFAYLGEGEPPAFPELDCFLAPNAYTFAFKGLFECNWLQALEVGIDPAHASFLHRFFEDEDTASSYGKQFRAASADSELPMTKILREYDRPLINVERTEYGMRLIALREIDEERTHVRVTNQVFPHAFVIPMSADMTITQWHVPVDDERCYWYAIFTSYTSPVDKKRMREQRLELYELPEYRSRKNRTNDYGFDPHEQAHATYTGMGLDINVHDQWAVESMGPIQDRTREHLGQSDKAIVLYRRILREQIDKAVKGDVPLMVLDGRHAKSIQGPATMDGIGPSKGWETYWMEVDVRRRRGAPWMPAVPTDVARLNAAE